In a single window of the Cryptococcus tetragattii IND107 chromosome 1, whole genome shotgun sequence genome:
- a CDS encoding ubiquitin-conjugating enzyme E2 8 codes for MSSPKRRVDTDVMKLLMSDYDVTLVNNKMSEFFVKFKGPSETPFANGVWKIHVELPEQFPYKSPSIGFMNKIFHPNIDETSGSVCLDVINQTWSPMFELINIFEIFLPQLLRYPNPADPLNGEAASLLMRDPKAYAKKVESYVERFASAEDADQAGGDESDEEDEPVPPKAKVKIDVMNGNVNANGNGHPNGHANGHGSANAHGVNGVHRHGHEHEEEDEDDKMSDMGEFSEDEEDIMGSMD; via the exons ATG AGCTCCCCAAAGCGCAGAGTAGACACAGACGTCATGAAACT TCTCATGTCAGATTACGATGTTACATTagtcaacaacaagatgTCTGAATTTTTTGTCAAGTTTAAAGGTCCATCTGAGA CACCGTTCGCCAATGGTGTGTGGAAGATCCACGTCGAGCTCCCCGAACAGTTCCCATACAAGTCTCCCAGTATCGGGTTTATGAACAAAATCTTCCATCCTAACATTGATGAAAC GAGCGGGAGCGTATGTTTGGATGTGATTAACCAAACTTGGTCGCCCATGTTTG aactcatcaacatctttgaaatcttccttccccaacTTCTTCGCTACCCCAACCCAGCCGACCCGCTGAACGGTGAAGCCGCCTCCCTCCTCATGCGGGACCCAAAGGCCTACGCCAAAAAGGTGGAGTCTTACGTCGAGAGGTTTGCTTCTGCGGAAGATGCCGATCAGGCTGGTGGGGATGAgtctgatgaagaggatgaaccCGTGCCgccaaaggcaaaggtCAAGATCGACGTGATGAACGGGAACGTTAATGCGAATGGTAATGGCCATCCCAACGGCCATGCCAATGGACATGGAAGCGCCAATGCGCACGGGGTGAACGGCGTTCACAGGCATGGGCACGAAcatgaagaggaggatgaagatgataagATGAGTGATATGGGCGAATTcagcgaggatgaggaggatatcATGGGTTCAATGGACTAA